The region GTGCGGCCACCCTCGGCGCTGGTGTGGTCGGTCGCCTGGACACCGGACTGAGCGCTGAAGTGCTCGCCCTGGCGGTGCTTCGGCTGCAGCGTCTTGATGCTGTGCGTGGTGAGGCCACCGTTGTCGGTGTACGCGGCGTCGAAGACTCCGTAGATGTTGGCCGCCGAGTCGTGCTCCCCGTCGGTCGGGACGGTGATCGAGCCGCTGCACCCGGTCTTCGAGGTGATCTGGTGCGCGTGGCTGTCGTGGCCCAGCGCGTAGGTCAGGCTCACCTTGGAACAGTCGACAGTGCCGTCCTGCGGGTCGCTCACACTGATCTGGTACGACACCGTGTCACCGAAGTTGAACAGCTGCCCGTCGGCGGGCGAGGTGAGCGTCACCGTCGGGGCCGTGTTGCCGACGGTGACGACCAGGCTCGCCGTACCGGACAGGCCGGCCGGGTCGGTGACCTTCAACGTGGGGGAGTACGTGCCGTTCGTGGTGTACGTCTTGGTGGGGTTCGCCGCCGTCGACGTCGTGCCGTCGCCGAACGTCCACAGGTAGCTCAGCGCCCCACCTTCGGGGTCGGAGCTACCGGCCGACGAGAAGTTGACCGTCAGCGGGTTGGCCCCCGAGGTGGGATTGGCCGAGGCGACCGCGATGGGGCTGCGGTTGCCGCCACCGATGTACTCGATCCGGAACAGCGCCTGGTTGTTCGACCCGGTGCCGTAGTCCAGCACGTAGAGCGCCCCGTCCGGGCCGAAGGCCATGTCCATGACCTGCGTGCCGGACCACGGGAAGTTGGAGATCTCCCCGCGCGAGCCGTCGGAGTTGACAGCGATCGCCTTGATCCAGCGGCGGCCGTACTCGCCGGCGAAGAACTGGCCGTTGAGCGACTGCGGGAACTTGATGCTGGAGTTCAGCGACGCGTCGTACCGGTAGACCGGGCCGCCCATCGGCGACTCGGAGCCGCTGCCGAACTCCGACGGTGACCCGGAGTCGCCGGCGTACTTGATCCAGGCCGGCTTCGCCGCGGGCAGCGTGCCGAGCCCGGTGTTGCGGAACGAGTTGTTGGTCGGCCCGCCCGTGCAGTTGTACTTCGACTGCGACGGCCCGGACGGGAAGGTGTATTCATTGTATGTTTCGGTGCTGGTGTTGGTGCCGGTGCAGTACGGCCAGCCGTAGTTGCCCGGCGCCGTGATGCGGTTGAACTCCACCTGACCCTGGGGGCCCCGGCTGGAGTTCGTGGACCCGGCGTCCGGGCCGTAGTCGCCGAGGTAGACGACACCGGTGGCCTTGTCGACGCTCATCCGGAACGGGTTGCGCAGACCCATCGCGTAGATCTCCGGACGGGTGTTGGCCGTGCCGGGCGCGAACAGGTTGCCCGACGGGATGGTGTACGTGCCGTCCGCCTGCGGCTTGATCCGCAGCAGCTTGCCGCGCAGGTCGTTGGTGTTGCCCGCGGTGCGCTGGGCGTCGAACTGCGGGTTGCGGTTGGTCCGCTCGTCCAGCGGCGAGTAGCCGGACGACTCGAACGGGTTGGTGTCGTCGCCGGTGGTCAGGTACAGGTTCCCGGCGGCGTCGAAGTCCAGGTCACCGCCGACGTGACAGCACTGCCCACGGTCGTTGGCGACCTGGAGCACGATCTTCTCGCTGCCCAGGTTGAGCGTGTCGTCGGAGTTGAGGGTGAACCGGGACAGCCGCAGGTGCCCCTTCCACCGGTCCCAGTCCGACTGCGAGCCGGTGGTCGGGGCGTCCCCGGACGGGGTGCTCAACGTGGGCGAGTAGTACAGGTAGATCCACCGGTTGGTGGCGAAGTTGGGGTCGACGGCGACGCCCTGCAACCCCTCCTCGTCGTGCGTGTAGACCGACAGGGTGCCGGATGTCTTGGTGTTGCCGGCCACGTCGGTGACCCGCAGGACGCCGTTGCGGGCGGTGTGCAGGACCGAGCGGTTGGGCAGGACGGCCAGGGACATGGCCTCACCCAGCTCGGCCGAGCCGGTGGCGAGTTTGACCTGCTGGTAGTCGGAGGCGGGGATGACCGCCGCCTGCGCGGTCGACGGTGCGGCCACGGCCAGGGTCACGCTCGCGGCGGCGGTGACTGCCGCGACGAGGGCCCGGGACCAGCGCCGGGATTTCGAGAGCATGATCGTCCTTCCTCGACGATCGGGGGCCGGGCGTGCGGGGACGCACCACGGCCGAGGGGGTGGTGACGAGTGAGCCGTGGCGCGGTCAGTTCGTGACGAGGTCGAACTTCTCCCACTGGCCGATGGCGGTCCGGTTGGCGATCAACGGCGAGGCGCCCGCGTTGTCGGCGGCGACGTAACGGTTGTTCACGGTGGCGCGCAGGCTCACCGTGCCGTCGGAGTTGCGCACCAGCTGGAACGTCTCCCAGGCGCCGGCGGAGGCGCGGTTGGCGATCAGCGCGGCGGCACCGGCGTTCTCGGCCGCGACGTACTGCCCGTTGCTCTTGGCGCGCAGCGCCACGTTGCCGTTGGCGAGGTTGACCAGGTCGAACCGCTCGCTGGTGCCGGCGGAGGACTTGTTGGCGATCAGCGCGGTGGTGGAGTTGGGTGCGCTCACGAACTGGTTGTTGGCCCGGGCCTTCAGGGTGGAGCCGCTGGTGGTGGGCGGCGGGGTGGTGGGCGGCGGGGTGGTCGTCCGCGGCGAGCAGTCGGCGGTCACCGAACCCGCGGCGACCTGGAGGCCGCCGAGCAGCATCCGGGTGAAGTTCGGGTCGGTGTACGACGCCTCGGTGTGGCCCAGACCCGTGTACCAGGCCCGCCCACCGCCGTACGCCTTGCACCAGGTGATCGGGTGGTCGCCGCTCATGTTGCCGCCGCTGTAGGACGACTCGTCGAGGTTGGCCAGTACCCGCGCGCTCGACCGGGGGTTGGTGCGGTAGTTGTACCACTCGTCGGAGCGCACCCAGGTCGCACCGAGGTGGGCCGTCGACGGGTTGGTCTGGTCCTCGATCCGCACGGTGGCGGTCTGGATCGCCGGGTGCGAGTCGAAGTACGCGCCGACCAGTTGGCCGTACCACGGCCAGTTGTACTCGGTGTCGGCGGCGGCGTGCACGCCGACGTATCCGCCGCCGGCGGCGATGTACGACTCGAAGGCCGTCTGCTGGCTGGAGTTGAGGACGTCGCCGGTCGTGGACAGGAAGACCACCGCCTGGTACTGGGCCAGGTTGGAGGTGGTGAACTGGTTGGCGTCCTCGGTGGCGGTCACGGTGAAGCCGTTGGCCGAGCCGAGCTGCTGGATCGCGGCGATGCCGTTCGGGATGGACGAGTGGCGGAAGCCCGCGGTCTTGCTGAACACCAGGACCTTGGTCAGCGGTGCCGCCGAGGCCGGTGTCGTGAGGATTGCCAAGCTGGTCAGCATCACGGCCAGGCCGGTGACGAGTGCCAACAGGCGGGAACGGGAACGCATGGGGGTGCTCCTCTGCTGAGCGTCGACCCTGGCGCGCACGTCACGTGGGCGTGCGAGCTCGCCGAGGCCGCGATGGCGGTGGTACGGAGCCGGGCCGCCGATGCTCGGCTGAGATGCTGCGGGGTGGTGCCATGCCGGTGGAGTCGTCCCGCAGGGGGTGTGCGCGACGCTGCGCCGTGCGGGTTGCCGTGCCGGTGCTCCCCGCCCGCCGAGGGGGGAGCATCGCGTCGCTACCGACAGTGCCAGGAGACGGCTGGCGCACCGGCGTCGACCAATCGCGATCGCACCGCCGAGGAGTCTGCCGCCCACAGTGGACGATCGGAGCTCATCGACTTCTATCGCTGACGCAGTAAACCTCCGATGTCTGCGCCCCGTCAAGCCCACGCCCGTCGGCGTCGACCGCCCGAGGTGGGTATTGCGACGCCGCGCCCGGTCACGACGGTCCGGCGCGGCAACGGCCGGCCGTTCGGCAGGACGAGTCGGTGACGTCGGAAGTGGCCCCGGGTGCGTGGACGTGTTCGATCCCGTCGCCGACGAGTGTCCCCCGGCGGCCCGCAGGTGTATCGGTGGGATGTCTTTGGAGCTGAATCGTTTGTGGCATCACGGCCACGTGTCGGTGACGCCAGGCAGTGGTCTCTCGGCGGGGCGCTGGCCGTACCTCGGTTTGGTCCTGGAGAGGGCTGGCCCCGCTGGCGGCCGAATCGTTTACGACATCAGCTCCATAGCGGCGGTCGGTGGTAATGCCCTCCCGGCCCGATCATTCCTGGCCGGACGGTGCGGCACTGTCCGCGCCTCTGGTGGCCATGATGATGAGGCCGGCGATCGTCTCCGGGTGGGTGACCATGGCGAGGTGGGAGGACTCGACCTCGGTCGTGGTCGCGTTCATCCGCTCGGCCAGGAACCGTTCCAACTCGGGTGCCGCGGTGCGGTCCTGGGTGGAGACCGAGTAGTAGCAGGGCTTGTCCCGCCAGGCGGCGACAGTCGTGCGGCCCATGAAGAGGCCGTCGGCGATCGGTCCCTGCACGGCGTAGAGCGAGCGGGCGCGGACCTCGTCGACTCCGCCCGCGAAGTCGTCGAGGAACGCCGCCTCGCCGAGCTGTGCGTACCCGCCGTGGTGGACGAGACCGGCGTTCGCCGGGGGCGTCGGATACTTCGTCGCGAGGGCGGCGTAGTCCTCGCCGGCGTCCGGGGCGCGGGCGGCGACGTACACCAGGGCGGTGACGTTCGGGTGGTTGCCGGCCTCGCTGATGACCGTGCCGGCCCAGGAGTGGCCCACCAGCACCGTCGGCCCGTCCTGGCGGTCGAGGGCGCGGTTGGTGGGCCGAACGCGGAGGTTCAGCCGGTCACCGTGCCAGCTCTGGTGCGACGGCCCGCCAGTCCAGGTGGTGCCGGTAGAGGTGTCGCACGACGATCCAGCTGACCGAGAACGGGACGGCCCCCATCGCCACGACTCCCAGGACGTCGGACCCGACCACGTCGAAGACCGACCCCACGTCGCCGAACAGTTGCGCGACAGTCTGGAAGGCGACGTGGAAGCCGATGCCCGCCCAGATGTCGCCGGTCGCGGTCCGGAAGGCGCCCAGCAGGAGCGCGAAGACGAAGAAGAGCGCGAGCCGGTCGACGGACCGGGCGGCCCCGACGAGGAACCCGAACAGTGTGAACAGCACGGCCTGCCCCACGGCGGCCTGCCATGCCGGCAACCGGGTGGCGAGGTTGCGCTGCAGGTAGCCTCGGAAGATCAGCTCCTCCGGCAGCGCCTCCTTGAGGAAGACGAGCACCACCAGCAACGCCGCCACGCGCGACACGTCCCCGACGGACGTCCGCACGCTGATCTCGACCCAACCGAGGCCGAGGCAGAGCGCGAACCCCACCCCGGCGGGGACCAGCCAGCAGGCCATACCGAGCAGCAGACGCCGCCAGCCCTCGCGTAGCGACGGCAATCCGAGGCCGGCCCACGGACGTCGGTCCAGGAGGCGACGGGCGACAATCACCAGGGGTACGACGAGCGCCGTGGTGAGGATCGCCCCGACGGCGTGGGTCGTGCGGTCGTAGTCGCGACCCAGTAGGGCCTTCAGGGACAGCCACACCAGCACGGCGCCGGCGGACACGACGAGGATCCGCCAGGGCAGGGCGAGACGAGGTCCGGCGCTCACCACGCGCAGCGTAGCCGGCGGCGTCAACGGTGGGCGCGAGGCCCGAAACTCCGGTTGTAGGGCAGGATCGGTGGGGTGGACGTGGAGCGTGCGGGACCGTTTCGGCGGCCGACGCGGCAGGAGGTGGCGGCGGCTGCCGGTCGGGGCCTGCCGGACGTGATCGGCCCCGACCTGAGGGTGCTGTTCTGCGGCTTCAACCCGGGCCTCTACTCCGCCGCCGTGGGGCTGCCCTTCGCCCGCAAGGGCAGCCGGTTCTGGCCGGCCCTGCACGGTGCGGGCTTCACCGATCGGCAACTGCACCCGTGGGAGCACGACGAGTTGCTGCGGCAGGGCCTGGGCATCACCAGCCTGAGCAACCGGGCCACCGCCCGCGCCGACGAGCTGACGTCGGCGGAACTGGTGGCCGGGGTGACCGGGTTGGCGGTGAAGGCGCAGCGGTACCGACCGCGGTGGGTGGCCATCCTCGGGGTGACCGCGTACCGGATCGCCTTCGCCCGGCCCCGGGCCGGCCTGGGGCCGCAACCGGACCGGCTGGGTGCGGCCCGGGTCTGGGTGCTGCCGAACCCCAGCGGCCTGAACGCGCACTTCCCGTTGCCCGCGTTGACCGCCGAGTTTGCCAGGCTGCGGCAGGAGAGCTAGGCGCGCTCGGTGGCAACCAGGTCCTGGTAGTACGGCTGCATCGCCGGGTGGTAGTCGTCGAAGTCGGGGCGGGGGGAGCCGTCCCGGGAGGCGACGAGCATGTCCAGGTAGTACTCCCAGCCGGCGCCCGTCTCGGCGATGCCCTCCACGCTGGCGAGGTGCTGGACGAACCGCAGCTCGGTGGTGCCGTCGGCCTCGGTCAGCGTCAGCTCCAACAGCCAGGTGCCGTAACTGTCGATCATCGACACGGCGAGGTGCCGCTGTGGTTCGCAGGCGTCGATCTGGACGTCGCACCAGGGCTGCTGCTCCTCGTACGCCATCTGGACCCGGATGGTCCGCCCGGGCGCCGCGTCGCCCTCCCAGGGGCCGAACCAGCGGGCCGTGCGCTCCGGCTCGGTAAGGCTGGCCCAGACGTCCCCTGCCGGGGCGCGGAACGTGCGGGTGAGGACGAGGTCGTGGCCGGTGGCGGTGCGAAACAGGCGTCCAGCGGGTGTGCGGGTCATGCCGTGTTCTCCCTTCGGTGGGCCGCCGGGCCGCGGCTGCGGCGCTCCCGGCGGGTGCGGTAGACCTCGGTCTCCAGCGCGTCGAGATGCCGCTCCCACCGGTCGGTGCCGGCGAGCGCGGCGAGCCAGCCGACCAGCGGCGCGAGCGGGGCCGGGTCGAGCCGGTAGATCCGTTGCCGGCCGACCAGTTCGTCGCGGACCAGCCCACTCTCGCGCAGCACCCGCAGGTGGCGGCTGATGGCGGGCCGGCTGATCGTGAACCGTTGGGCGATGTCGCCGGCCGATCGGGGTTCGTCGCGCAGCATGGTCAGGATGTGCCGCCGTACCGGGTCCGCGATCGCGACGGTCACCTCGTTCACCGGTAAAGCGTAACTCATAGGTTACAGGTATTGGGATGCCGGTGCGTCGATGGTGGGCACATGATCACTTGACCTGGCACGCTGTACGGCATGGCCGCCTCCCTTCGCTCCCGCATGACCGACTGGACCTTCGTCGTGCCAGTGCTCGCCGTTCTGGTGCTGGTCCTCACCTGGGGGAGGAACCTGCCCGGGCCGGTGATCGTGGTGGTCGCGGTGCTGCTCGGTGGCGCGGTGCTCGCGGCCGTGCACCACGCGGAGGTGGTCGCCCACCGGGTGGGGGAGCCGTACGGGTCACTGGTGCTCGCCGTCGCGGTCACCGTGATCGAGGTCGCCCTCATCGTCACGCTGATGATCAGCGGGCCGGAGAAGACCCAGTCGCTCGCCCGGGACACCGTCTTCGCCGCCGTCATGATCACCTGTAACGGAATACTCGGCCTGTCCCTGCTGCTCGGGGCCCTGCGCCGTCGCGTCGCGGTGTTCAACCCGGAGGGCACCGGCGGAGCCCTCGCCACCGTGATCACCCTGGCCACCCTGAGTCTGGTCATCCCGACCTTCACCACGTCCCGCCCCGGCCCGGAGTTCAGCCCGGCCCAGCTCGCCTTCGCCGCCGTCGCCTCGCTGGCGCTGTACGGGCTGTTCGTCCTCGTGCAGACCGGCCGGCACCGCGACTACTTCCTGCCCGTCGACAGCCGGGGCCAGGTCATCGACGCCGAGGAGCACGCCAAGCCGCCCACCACCCGCGCGGCGCTGGTCAGCCTCGGTTTGCTGCTGGTGGCACTGGTCGCCGTGGTCGGCGATGCCAAGACCGTCTCGCCGACCATCGAGGCCGGCGTCGCGGCGGCGAACCTTCCGCACGCGTTCGTCGGTGTGATCATCGCCCTGCTGGTGCTGCTGCCGGAGACCCTGGCCGCCGCCCGCGCCGCCCGCCGCGACCGCGTGCAGATCAGCCTGAACCTCGCGCTCGGCTCCGCGATGGCCAGCATCGGCCTGACCATCCCGGTCATCGCGATCGCCTCGATCTGGCTGGACGGCCCGCTGCTGCTGGGCCTCGGCGGCACCCAGCTCGCCCTGCTCGCGCTGACCGCGGTGACCGCCGTGCTCACCGTCGTGCCCGGCCGGGCCAACGTGCTCCAGGGTGGCGTGCACCTGGTGTTGATGGCCGCCTTCGTCTTCCTTGCCGCCAGCCCGTAACGTGCGCCGCCGCCCGCCGCCCGCCGCCCGCCGCCCGCCGCCCGCCGCCCGCCGCCCGCCGCCCGCCGCCCGCCGGCCGCCGGGTCAGGCGGTGGGCGGCGGGTCGCCGAGACGCTCCGCGCGGGCGTTCAGGTAGCGCTGCTGCGCCAGGTTCGTCGACCGGGCCGCCGCCATCCGGTACGCCTGCAACGCCGCGGCCCGGTCACCGACCATCTCCAGCAGGTGGGCGCGAGCGGCCGGCAGTCGCGGGTCGTCGGCCAACCGCGCGTCGCCGGTCAGATCGGCGAGCAGCGCCAACCCGTCCGACGGGCCGCGACTCATCGCCACCGCCACGGCGTGGTTGAGCGCCACCACCGGGTTGTCCGAGATGCCCAACAGCACCTCGTACAGCGCGGTGATCTGCGCCCAGTCGGTGTCCTGCGTGTTGGGTGCCTCGTCGTGCACGGCGGCGATGGCGGCCTGCACCTGGTACGCCCCGACCACCCCGCGCGGCAGCGCGTGGGTGAGCAGGGCGACCCCCTCGGCGATCTGGTCGGTCCGCCACCGGGTCCGGTCCTGCTCGGCCATCGGCACCAACTCACCGTGCGGGCCGATCCGCGCCGGAGCGCGGGCGTCGGTGAGCAGCATCAACGCGAGCAGCCCGGCGACCTCGGGATCGTCGGGCAGCAGCCGGTGCACCAGGCGGGTCAGCCGGATCGCCTCGGCGGTCAGGTCGGCGCGCAGCAAACCCGGGCCGGCGGTGCGCGCGTACCCCTCGGTGAAGACCAGGTAGAGCACGTGCAGCACGGCGGCGAGCCGATCGGCCCGCTCCTCGTCGGTCGGTGGCGCGAACCGCAGTCCGCTGTCGCGGATCCGTTGCTTGCCCCGGCTGATCCGCCGGGTCATCGTCGCCTCCGGGACCAGGAACGCGCGGGCCACCTCGGCGGTGGTCAACCCGCCCACCGCGCGCAGCGTGAGCGCGATCTGCGACGCCGCCGACAGTGCCGGATGGCAACACAGGAAGAGCAGGATGAGCGTGTCGTCCTCGTCCGGCGGCGGTCGATCAGCCGCCGGAGCGCGCCACTGCTCCGGGAGCACCCACCGCGCCACGGTGTCCTCGCGGCGCATCCGGGCCTGCTCCCGGCGCAGCAGGTCGGTCAGCCGGCGGGACGCGACGGTGATCAGCCAGCCGCGTGGGTTCTCCGGTACGCCATCGCGCGGCCAGGCCCCGGCCGCCGCGATCAGCGCCTCCTGCACGGCGTCCTCGGCGGTGTCGAAGTGCCCGAATCGGCGTACCAGCGCGCCGAGGACCTGCGGCGCGAACTCGCGCAGCAGGTCCTCGACCCGTGTGTCGGGCACCCGTCAGCCGCCCAGGTCCTCGATGCCGTCGAGCACCGGCCGCACGTCCACGTAACCGCCCGGGGCGTCCGGATCGACCAGGCCGGCGGCGATCTCGGTAGCCCGGTCGAAGCTCGCGCACTCCACGATCGTGTAACCGGCCAGGACCTCCTGCGTCTCCGGGTACGGGCCGTCGGTGACCACTGGCGCGCCCTCGCGTACCTGCACCCGGCGGGCGTGCACCGGCTCGCTCAGGCCCTGGGCGTCGACCAGTTCTCCGGACTCGGCCAGCGCCTGGTGGAAGGTCTCCATGTGCTTGTGCATCGCCGCGACCTGCTCGGCCGACATGGCGGGCCGGTCGGTCGCCCGCCCGGACAGCACGTCGTAGTCCTGCTGTGAGCCGTAGAGCAAAATCATGTACTTCACGGTGCTGCTCCATCCTGTCCGTGGGCACCCTCCGACGCCCTCGAAGGAAACGTCGAAGCAGCACCCCCACCCCGGACACACCCACCCCACCTGATCGGTCGATCATGAAGTTGTCGCCACGACACGCCGGCCGTGTGACAACAACTTCATGATCAGCGGAAGGGGTGGGCGAAGGGTGAACCGTTCGGCTGGCGCGCACGTGAATCCGGTGACGGGCGTGACGGTCGTGTCGTCGGGGTACAGCGCAGCGTGAACACCGATGTCTGGGAGGCACAGTGGGGGCACGGTCAGGACGCGGCGCCCG is a window of Micromonospora sp. WMMD961 DNA encoding:
- a CDS encoding PQQ-dependent sugar dehydrogenase produces the protein MLSKSRRWSRALVAAVTAAASVTLAVAAPSTAQAAVIPASDYQQVKLATGSAELGEAMSLAVLPNRSVLHTARNGVLRVTDVAGNTKTSGTLSVYTHDEEGLQGVAVDPNFATNRWIYLYYSPTLSTPSGDAPTTGSQSDWDRWKGHLRLSRFTLNSDDTLNLGSEKIVLQVANDRGQCCHVGGDLDFDAAGNLYLTTGDDTNPFESSGYSPLDERTNRNPQFDAQRTAGNTNDLRGKLLRIKPQADGTYTIPSGNLFAPGTANTRPEIYAMGLRNPFRMSVDKATGVVYLGDYGPDAGSTNSSRGPQGQVEFNRITAPGNYGWPYCTGTNTSTETYNEYTFPSGPSQSKYNCTGGPTNNSFRNTGLGTLPAAKPAWIKYAGDSGSPSEFGSGSESPMGGPVYRYDASLNSSIKFPQSLNGQFFAGEYGRRWIKAIAVNSDGSRGEISNFPWSGTQVMDMAFGPDGALYVLDYGTGSNNQALFRIEYIGGGNRSPIAVASANPTSGANPLTVNFSSAGSSDPEGGALSYLWTFGDGTTSTAANPTKTYTTNGTYSPTLKVTDPAGLSGTASLVVTVGNTAPTVTLTSPADGQLFNFGDTVSYQISVSDPQDGTVDCSKVSLTYALGHDSHAHQITSKTGCSGSITVPTDGEHDSAANIYGVFDAAYTDNGGLTTHSIKTLQPKHRQGEHFSAQSGVQATDHTSAEGGRTAGFIENNDWISYQPYNLANANRFTVRASSAGAGGTIEVRAGSATGTLLGTVTVPVTGNWETFTEVSGAISNPPTASTTLYLVFKGGSGYLFDVDAFTFTTGTTTTPSGGISLRAQVNNQYVSAVGTSALIANKASIGTTEQFDRVDAGNGTIALRSRANGLYVCAENAGAEPLIANRTTVGAWETFQLITNSDGTVSLRATVNNQIVAAENAGAGSLIANRTSVGSWERFILTNN
- a CDS encoding alpha/beta hydrolase, which codes for MNLRVRPTNRALDRQDGPTVLVGHSWAGTVISEAGNHPNVTALVYVAARAPDAGEDYAALATKYPTPPANAGLVHHGGYAQLGEAAFLDDFAGGVDEVRARSLYAVQGPIADGLFMGRTTVAAWRDKPCYYSVSTQDRTAAPELERFLAERMNATTTEVESSHLAMVTHPETIAGLIIMATRGADSAAPSGQE
- a CDS encoding type II CAAX endopeptidase family protein, whose translation is MSAGPRLALPWRILVVSAGAVLVWLSLKALLGRDYDRTTHAVGAILTTALVVPLVIVARRLLDRRPWAGLGLPSLREGWRRLLLGMACWLVPAGVGFALCLGLGWVEISVRTSVGDVSRVAALLVVLVFLKEALPEELIFRGYLQRNLATRLPAWQAAVGQAVLFTLFGFLVGAARSVDRLALFFVFALLLGAFRTATGDIWAGIGFHVAFQTVAQLFGDVGSVFDVVGSDVLGVVAMGAVPFSVSWIVVRHLYRHHLDWRAVAPELAR
- the mug gene encoding G/U mismatch-specific DNA glycosylase, with the protein product MDVERAGPFRRPTRQEVAAAAGRGLPDVIGPDLRVLFCGFNPGLYSAAVGLPFARKGSRFWPALHGAGFTDRQLHPWEHDELLRQGLGITSLSNRATARADELTSAELVAGVTGLAVKAQRYRPRWVAILGVTAYRIAFARPRAGLGPQPDRLGAARVWVLPNPSGLNAHFPLPALTAEFARLRQES
- a CDS encoding SRPBCC family protein, whose amino-acid sequence is MTRTPAGRLFRTATGHDLVLTRTFRAPAGDVWASLTEPERTARWFGPWEGDAAPGRTIRVQMAYEEQQPWCDVQIDACEPQRHLAVSMIDSYGTWLLELTLTEADGTTELRFVQHLASVEGIAETGAGWEYYLDMLVASRDGSPRPDFDDYHPAMQPYYQDLVATERA
- a CDS encoding metalloregulator ArsR/SmtB family transcription factor, giving the protein MNEVTVAIADPVRRHILTMLRDEPRSAGDIAQRFTISRPAISRHLRVLRESGLVRDELVGRQRIYRLDPAPLAPLVGWLAALAGTDRWERHLDALETEVYRTRRERRSRGPAAHRRENTA
- a CDS encoding ionic transporter y4hA produces the protein MAASLRSRMTDWTFVVPVLAVLVLVLTWGRNLPGPVIVVVAVLLGGAVLAAVHHAEVVAHRVGEPYGSLVLAVAVTVIEVALIVTLMISGPEKTQSLARDTVFAAVMITCNGILGLSLLLGALRRRVAVFNPEGTGGALATVITLATLSLVIPTFTTSRPGPEFSPAQLAFAAVASLALYGLFVLVQTGRHRDYFLPVDSRGQVIDAEEHAKPPTTRAALVSLGLLLVALVAVVGDAKTVSPTIEAGVAAANLPHAFVGVIIALLVLLPETLAAARAARRDRVQISLNLALGSAMASIGLTIPVIAIASIWLDGPLLLGLGGTQLALLALTAVTAVLTVVPGRANVLQGGVHLVLMAAFVFLAASP
- a CDS encoding DUF6596 domain-containing protein, which codes for MPDTRVEDLLREFAPQVLGALVRRFGHFDTAEDAVQEALIAAAGAWPRDGVPENPRGWLITVASRRLTDLLRREQARMRREDTVARWVLPEQWRAPAADRPPPDEDDTLILLFLCCHPALSAASQIALTLRAVGGLTTAEVARAFLVPEATMTRRISRGKQRIRDSGLRFAPPTDEERADRLAAVLHVLYLVFTEGYARTAGPGLLRADLTAEAIRLTRLVHRLLPDDPEVAGLLALMLLTDARAPARIGPHGELVPMAEQDRTRWRTDQIAEGVALLTHALPRGVVGAYQVQAAIAAVHDEAPNTQDTDWAQITALYEVLLGISDNPVVALNHAVAVAMSRGPSDGLALLADLTGDARLADDPRLPAARAHLLEMVGDRAAALQAYRMAAARSTNLAQQRYLNARAERLGDPPPTA
- a CDS encoding YciI family protein, giving the protein MILLYGSQQDYDVLSGRATDRPAMSAEQVAAMHKHMETFHQALAESGELVDAQGLSEPVHARRVQVREGAPVVTDGPYPETQEVLAGYTIVECASFDRATEIAAGLVDPDAPGGYVDVRPVLDGIEDLGG